A single window of Sphingobacterium sp. ML3W DNA harbors:
- a CDS encoding SRPBCC domain-containing protein → MTIQISVGHKVDAEVARVWQIWISPSDIKLWSSVGPSWHCPVSENDVSVNGKLRNRMEAKDGSFGFDFEGICDKVGFCKELLHSMSDGIRLAILFVEIKSKNNTHSHF, encoded by the coding sequence TTGACAATACAAATCAGTGTAGGGCATAAAGTGGATGCTGAAGTAGCGCGAGTATGGCAAATCTGGATTTCACCAAGTGATATTAAGCTTTGGAGTAGTGTGGGTCCAAGTTGGCATTGTCCAGTTAGTGAAAACGATGTTAGCGTAAATGGTAAATTAAGAAATAGAATGGAAGCTAAAGATGGTAGTTTTGGCTTCGATTTTGAAGGTATCTGTGACAAGGTTGGGTTTTGTAAAGAATTGTTACACAGTATGTCTGATGGGATAAGGTTAGCCATTTTATTTGTAGAAATCAAAAGTAAAAACAACACTCACTCTCATTTTTGA
- a CDS encoding SRPBCC family protein: protein MKKNTVSLHRIIQASPEKVFRAFADPIAHATWLPPYGFICTVQQMDFKIGGKFKMTFINFSTGKGHSFGGEFLEIVPNSFIKYSDRFDDPNLPGEMITAISLNKVSCGTELRVEQENIPDMIPVEMCYLGWQESLDKMKKLVEPEIPDA, encoded by the coding sequence ATGAAAAAGAATACCGTTTCCCTACATCGTATTATTCAGGCAAGTCCTGAAAAAGTATTCCGTGCTTTTGCAGATCCAATAGCACATGCAACCTGGTTGCCTCCATATGGTTTTATATGCACTGTTCAACAAATGGATTTTAAGATAGGGGGTAAGTTTAAGATGACATTTATTAATTTTAGTACAGGTAAAGGACACTCATTTGGCGGCGAGTTTCTAGAAATTGTACCTAATTCTTTCATTAAATATAGTGACAGATTTGACGATCCTAATCTTCCCGGAGAAATGATAACCGCTATTTCTCTAAATAAAGTTTCCTGTGGTACGGAACTAAGAGTGGAACAAGAAAATATTCCAGATATGATTCCTGTAGAAATGTGTTACCTAGGTTGGCAGGAATCACTGGATAAAATGAAAAAATTAGTAGAACCTGAAATACCCGATGCATAA
- a CDS encoding GlxA family transcriptional regulator yields the protein MKISIFVPQYGTIEAITPAFRAFNTANEFLIYFGKKPIFDVEYVGLNKFVPANNGEYTIKTNRLLCDITKTDLLIIPPTFGNMDEGLKANAEAIPYFKKFYLTGASLASLCVDAFLLAETGLLNGKKCSTHWAYINEFKEKYPQVEVEDGAVITAYDNIYSSGGASSLWNLILYLVEKYADRKIAVIISKYFALDIDRDSQTQFAIFRGQRNHGNVDIQKIQDYIEENYGNKITTDILANLINTGRRTFERRFKEATNNTPIEYIQRVRIEAAKQFFEASRKNVSEVMYGVGYTDNKAFRDVFKKITGLTPIEYRNKFAKVLHDI from the coding sequence ATGAAAATTTCTATTTTCGTTCCGCAATATGGTACTATAGAAGCTATAACACCTGCATTTCGAGCTTTTAATACAGCGAATGAGTTCTTGATATATTTTGGCAAGAAGCCCATCTTTGATGTCGAATATGTGGGCTTAAATAAATTTGTGCCCGCGAATAATGGTGAATACACCATAAAAACCAATCGACTGCTTTGTGATATTACTAAAACAGACCTACTCATTATACCACCTACTTTCGGAAATATGGATGAGGGATTAAAAGCCAATGCTGAAGCTATCCCCTATTTTAAGAAGTTCTATCTAACAGGAGCTAGTCTTGCCAGTTTATGTGTAGATGCTTTTCTATTAGCAGAAACAGGGTTGTTGAACGGAAAAAAATGTTCTACTCATTGGGCATACATAAACGAATTTAAAGAAAAATATCCTCAAGTAGAAGTCGAAGACGGTGCTGTCATAACAGCGTACGATAACATTTATAGTAGTGGAGGTGCAAGCAGTCTTTGGAACTTAATCTTATATTTAGTAGAAAAATATGCTGATAGAAAAATAGCTGTGATTATATCAAAATATTTCGCCTTAGATATAGACAGGGATAGTCAGACTCAATTTGCTATCTTCAGGGGACAAAGAAACCATGGTAATGTAGATATTCAAAAAATACAGGATTATATAGAAGAAAATTATGGTAACAAAATCACGACTGATATTCTAGCAAATCTAATCAATACAGGGCGTCGAACCTTTGAAAGAAGATTTAAAGAAGCAACAAATAACACCCCAATTGAATACATTCAACGGGTTAGGATAGAAGCTGCAAAACAGTTCTTTGAAGCATCAAGAAAAAATGTATCGGAGGTAATGTACGGTGTAGGGTACACTGACAACAAAGCATTTAGAGATGTCTTTAAGAAGATTACAGGTCTTACTCCAATTGAATATAGAAATAAATTTGCTAAAGTTTTGCATGATATATGA
- a CDS encoding chromate transporter: protein MIFLELIWVFIKIGIFGFGGGYAMLSMIQEEVVENNAWLTKQEFTDLVAISQMTPGPIGINSATYVGYSAIQHAGYSSTIATLGAGMTTIALCFPSFIMISIISYFFIKFRTNKYFGYAMVGIRPLSISLMAFAAVSLSSKDNFTDYLSPILFSIALFCSIKFKTHPIIILFVTAIVGILIY from the coding sequence ATGATTTTTTTAGAACTAATTTGGGTATTTATTAAGATTGGTATTTTTGGGTTTGGTGGGGGTTACGCTATGTTGTCGATGATACAAGAGGAAGTGGTCGAGAATAATGCTTGGTTGACAAAGCAAGAGTTCACAGATCTTGTCGCTATTTCACAGATGACCCCAGGACCGATAGGTATCAATAGTGCTACATATGTGGGTTATAGTGCAATCCAGCATGCGGGTTACTCGTCCACAATAGCAACATTGGGAGCAGGAATGACAACTATTGCCTTATGTTTCCCCTCATTTATCATGATTTCTATTATTTCCTATTTCTTTATCAAATTTAGGACGAATAAATATTTCGGCTATGCAATGGTTGGAATAAGACCCCTAAGCATCTCGTTAATGGCTTTCGCGGCAGTATCACTGAGCAGCAAAGATAACTTTACAGATTATCTAAGTCCAATTTTATTCAGTATAGCATTATTTTGCTCTATCAAATTTAAGACCCATCCTATTATCATTCTCTTCGTTACAGCCATCGTAGGGATTTTGATTTATTGA
- a CDS encoding chromate transporter, with protein sequence MFKLFYLFTKIGLFTIGGGYAVIPLIEKEILSRGWLTSDEFYELLAITESLPGVFATNIAALVGYKIAGVKGGFVAALGTIIAPFIIIISIAIFFQKFQENIYVSKAFKALRPVVVALIAAPCFTAIKANKMTLSTLIIPTLALILMWFFNVSPIWIVIAGCIGGILYQDIRQKLNSGKNFQK encoded by the coding sequence ATGTTCAAACTTTTTTATCTCTTTACTAAGATAGGTCTTTTTACGATTGGTGGTGGCTACGCTGTCATCCCGCTCATAGAGAAAGAAATTCTGTCGAGAGGTTGGTTAACTTCAGACGAATTTTACGAATTGCTAGCTATAACCGAATCTTTGCCTGGTGTTTTTGCGACTAATATTGCAGCATTAGTTGGTTATAAGATTGCTGGAGTTAAAGGCGGATTTGTAGCTGCTCTAGGTACAATAATAGCACCCTTTATCATCATCATTTCAATCGCTATTTTCTTTCAAAAATTTCAAGAAAACATATATGTTTCCAAAGCTTTTAAAGCACTTCGCCCTGTAGTGGTTGCTCTCATTGCTGCGCCATGTTTTACAGCGATTAAAGCTAATAAGATGACTTTAAGTACATTGATTATTCCGACGCTAGCTTTGATTCTGATGTGGTTTTTTAATGTTTCTCCAATATGGATAGTTATTGCTGGTTGTATTGGTGGTATCCTTTACCAAGACATTCGGCAGAAATTGAATTCCGGTAAAAATTTTCAAAAATGA
- a CDS encoding NAD(P)/FAD-dependent oxidoreductase, whose amino-acid sequence MKETKIYDVIIIGGSYAGLSAAMALGRSLKNVLVIDSGMPCNRQTPRSHNFLTQDGNTPSEIANLAKYQVSEYKTVEFYSGLAIAGKILKTGFEVSTECGAVFTASKLIFATGIKDILPDIKGFSACWGISVIHCPYCHGYEFRHQKTGIIANGDRAIHLASLIHNLTDKLSILTGQKGQFQSEQMLKLNRNQIDVVETEIVEIVHESGYIKELIFVDGKKEKFDAVYAAVPFVQHSEIPVALGCELTEQGYIKIDNLQKTTIYGVYACGDSTEKMRSVAAAVNSGNFAGAMVNMELTQELF is encoded by the coding sequence ATGAAAGAGACGAAAATTTACGATGTAATTATCATTGGAGGTAGCTACGCAGGACTTTCAGCAGCGATGGCTTTGGGACGGTCTTTAAAAAATGTTTTGGTTATCGATAGTGGAATGCCTTGCAATCGTCAGACTCCACGGTCCCATAATTTTTTGACCCAAGATGGAAACACACCATCAGAGATTGCCAATCTAGCGAAATATCAAGTATCTGAATATAAAACTGTTGAATTTTATAGTGGTTTGGCAATAGCAGGAAAGATTTTGAAAACAGGATTTGAAGTCAGTACCGAATGTGGAGCAGTTTTTACAGCTAGCAAATTGATATTTGCAACTGGAATTAAGGATATTCTGCCTGATATAAAGGGTTTTTCAGCATGCTGGGGTATTTCTGTTATTCACTGCCCATATTGTCATGGATATGAATTTCGCCATCAGAAAACTGGAATTATTGCTAATGGTGACAGGGCTATTCACCTCGCATCATTAATTCATAATTTGACGGATAAATTGTCCATTTTAACAGGACAAAAGGGGCAATTCCAATCAGAGCAGATGCTGAAACTAAATAGAAATCAGATTGATGTGGTCGAAACGGAAATAGTTGAAATCGTACATGAATCAGGATATATTAAAGAGTTGATCTTTGTTGATGGTAAGAAAGAAAAGTTCGACGCAGTATATGCTGCAGTCCCATTTGTGCAACATTCGGAAATCCCCGTTGCTTTGGGATGTGAACTTACCGAGCAGGGGTATATCAAAATTGATAACCTTCAAAAAACTACCATTTATGGCGTCTATGCTTGTGGAGATAGCACGGAGAAGATGCGTTCTGTCGCTGCTGCTGTGAATAGTGGAAATTTTGCAGGAGCAATGGTAAATATGGAACTGACACAAGAGTTATTTTAA
- a CDS encoding alanine racemase has translation MFSAKHYPLTPIIHEWVTNIIKKKGTLSAAIEKHASPINILCKDSFENNINLYNTVFEHHGIKSKIYFARKANKSILFPITSHKTGNGVDTASYNEVKQCLEAGIPSSAIVCTAAVKNRKLLELLVENKIEVVLDNEDEIDLLEKIGNEMDREIDVIVRLCGFKKNGKNLPSRFGFQLEEAYQLISLRMGKNKSLKKFKFKGLHFHLNGYDIEERAYALFQSYLLIERLKNVGIKTQSLDMGGGILMNYLADENEWQAFKMNLKRAIRNKIPPITYGNDGLGMLVHKDEVIGNMNVYPYFNTINKDLLLNEILNFQFRDQSLGALLSPLNTEIRMEPGRSLLDQCGITVAKVAFRKYDTEGNLLIGLEMNRTQLRSSSADFLLDPIHIREEHALEKAEEVFGYLVGAYCLEQELILKRKLLFSYKPQVGDLFVFVNTAGYMMHFYESEAHQFDLAKNLVYDSVSNTLS, from the coding sequence ATGTTCAGCGCTAAACACTATCCGCTTACCCCTATCATTCACGAGTGGGTAACAAATATTATCAAAAAAAAAGGTACCCTATCTGCGGCTATTGAGAAACACGCGTCTCCCATCAATATACTCTGTAAGGATAGCTTTGAAAATAATATAAATTTATATAATACCGTATTTGAACATCATGGCATAAAATCTAAAATCTATTTTGCGAGAAAAGCAAATAAAAGCATATTGTTTCCCATAACAAGTCACAAAACAGGAAATGGCGTAGATACGGCCAGCTACAACGAAGTCAAGCAATGTTTGGAGGCTGGAATACCAAGCTCAGCAATTGTATGTACTGCTGCAGTTAAGAATAGAAAATTATTAGAGCTATTGGTAGAAAATAAAATCGAAGTAGTATTGGATAATGAAGATGAAATAGACCTTTTGGAAAAAATAGGTAACGAGATGGATAGGGAAATTGATGTAATTGTTAGACTTTGTGGATTTAAAAAAAATGGCAAGAACCTTCCCAGTAGATTTGGATTCCAACTGGAGGAGGCTTATCAACTTATTTCGCTACGTATGGGTAAAAACAAATCTCTGAAAAAATTTAAATTTAAGGGATTGCATTTTCACCTGAATGGCTATGATATAGAAGAAAGAGCCTATGCATTATTCCAAAGCTATTTATTAATCGAAAGACTTAAAAACGTAGGTATAAAGACACAATCTTTGGATATGGGTGGCGGCATATTGATGAATTATCTAGCTGATGAAAATGAATGGCAAGCTTTTAAGATGAATCTGAAACGTGCTATACGAAATAAAATCCCTCCAATTACCTACGGGAATGATGGTTTGGGTATGCTTGTTCACAAAGATGAAGTTATTGGCAATATGAATGTTTATCCTTACTTTAATACTATCAATAAAGACCTACTGTTAAATGAAATCCTAAATTTCCAATTCCGAGATCAAAGTCTAGGAGCGTTATTGTCACCCTTGAACACCGAAATAAGAATGGAACCCGGAAGATCTCTACTCGATCAGTGTGGTATAACAGTAGCTAAAGTAGCCTTTAGAAAATACGATACAGAAGGCAATCTATTGATTGGTTTGGAAATGAATAGAACACAACTAAGAAGTTCCAGTGCCGACTTTTTACTTGACCCAATACACATTCGCGAAGAACACGCATTAGAAAAGGCGGAAGAAGTATTTGGCTACCTTGTAGGTGCTTACTGTCTCGAGCAAGAGTTGATATTAAAACGAAAATTACTATTCAGCTATAAACCCCAGGTAGGCGATTTATTTGTTTTCGTCAATACAGCTGGTTATATGATGCACTTCTATGAATCGGAAGCACATCAATTTGACCTTGCTAAAAACCTGGTCTACGATTCGGTATCGAATACGTTATCTTAG
- a CDS encoding DUF3267 domain-containing protein: MEQYLSENYTKEMRTINLYWANIVALFLMIFIILIYGIPFYLLWNKQDYIAIFKDAFGGSYIYTSALIFFVMTLGIILHELIHGITFSFYTKYGFKSIKFGIIAKMLTPYCHCKEPLKVKQYMIGAFMPAIILGFLPAIIALITGNLFLLIFAIFFTGSAAGDFLIIQLLWKEDKDSMVLDHPSEAGCYIYKKI; the protein is encoded by the coding sequence ATGGAACAATATTTATCTGAAAACTACACAAAAGAGATGCGTACCATAAATCTTTATTGGGCAAATATTGTTGCCCTCTTTCTTATGATATTCATCATTTTAATATATGGTATTCCTTTTTATTTACTGTGGAATAAGCAAGATTATATTGCGATATTCAAAGATGCATTTGGGGGAAGCTACATCTATACATCGGCACTAATATTCTTTGTAATGACTCTAGGAATCATCCTTCATGAATTAATCCATGGTATCACATTCTCATTTTATACTAAATATGGATTTAAATCAATCAAGTTTGGTATTATTGCCAAAATGCTAACACCATATTGTCACTGCAAAGAACCGTTGAAAGTGAAACAATATATGATTGGAGCATTTATGCCAGCTATTATTTTAGGTTTTTTACCTGCTATTATCGCATTGATAACGGGTAATTTATTTTTATTGATATTTGCAATCTTTTTTACAGGATCAGCAGCAGGAGATTTTTTGATTATTCAGTTATTATGGAAAGAAGATAAAGACAGCATGGTATTGGATCATCCTTCTGAAGCAGGCTGCTATATTTACAAGAAGATTTAA
- a CDS encoding FAD/NAD(P)-binding protein, producing the protein MIWTTSHLLDETTSLINNLGIQVLKHTLLDQKSDDNLNFAVIGGGPKGMYAIDNFISEINEQCINKKMNLYWFNKDSLFAAGPNYNPKQSENLLINYCIGNLNAWKVNTEERLCLTDWLRLHIDSTQISPYHYASRALVGCYLMDCCRKIIDDCPSNIRLHLIAEEIKSIAYKNKRLWLLNNQFESIILCTGHSFLSDDIADKYKNNIFSAYPIENLDRVKSVQKIAIQGMGLSFIDTVIYISEGTIDDQYPQFYPFSRTNLPMIPRRAELNKNHNTFFFSEYWQGLISKSDIDFDKDFLPLMDKEIQMAYYSVVIKSTDIQTILHHINLISVEERFSLTNLLFPNKSLSDFQKENYTAWVSDYLKSHLERCRLSFDENPLNNAIQMLSKFRPILEKCYEQGKLTSESHHRFDVHWYPAISRICFGPPIANVEKLIKLISKGKLKFEFTECPEVNLSNKTVVLKVNGKRITCDALIYARIPRAAISKNNHPLFTNLIRQGLAIPFKNETYATGGIAINKEGLLLNKLKKSIALYAYGTPTEGCVLDNDTLSREAHDFSLNWVSHNITLLKSTIPNSRHYVQR; encoded by the coding sequence ATGATATGGACGACCTCTCACTTGTTGGATGAAACGACGAGCCTCATAAATAATTTAGGTATACAAGTACTCAAACATACCTTACTTGATCAAAAATCTGACGATAATCTAAATTTTGCTGTAATAGGTGGTGGACCGAAAGGCATGTATGCTATTGATAATTTTATTTCCGAAATAAACGAACAATGCATCAACAAGAAAATGAATCTATATTGGTTCAATAAAGATTCCCTATTTGCTGCAGGCCCTAATTATAATCCAAAACAATCAGAAAATCTGCTTATAAATTATTGCATAGGGAACTTAAATGCATGGAAAGTGAATACGGAAGAACGACTCTGCTTGACTGACTGGCTTAGACTGCATATTGATAGTACACAAATATCTCCTTATCATTATGCTTCGAGAGCCCTTGTTGGCTGTTATTTAATGGACTGTTGTAGAAAGATAATAGATGATTGTCCTTCCAATATCAGATTGCACCTCATTGCTGAGGAAATAAAGAGTATAGCGTATAAAAATAAAAGACTATGGCTGCTTAACAACCAATTCGAATCCATTATATTATGCACTGGCCATTCTTTTCTGAGTGATGATATTGCAGATAAATATAAAAACAATATTTTCTCTGCCTATCCAATTGAAAATCTAGATCGGGTTAAAAGCGTCCAAAAGATCGCAATTCAGGGAATGGGTCTGTCCTTTATTGACACAGTTATTTATATTTCTGAGGGTACTATTGATGACCAATACCCACAATTCTATCCATTTTCGCGTACCAATCTGCCCATGATCCCGAGGAGGGCTGAGCTTAATAAGAATCACAATACCTTCTTCTTTTCTGAATATTGGCAAGGCTTAATTTCAAAGTCAGATATTGATTTCGATAAAGATTTTTTACCCCTGATGGACAAAGAAATCCAAATGGCTTATTATTCTGTTGTAATTAAATCTACTGATATTCAAACTATCCTCCATCATATAAATCTTATCAGTGTAGAAGAAAGATTCAGTTTAACCAATCTTCTCTTTCCGAATAAATCACTTTCTGATTTCCAAAAAGAGAATTATACCGCATGGGTCTCCGATTATCTAAAATCTCATCTTGAGCGATGTCGTCTTAGTTTCGACGAAAATCCCCTGAATAATGCAATACAAATGCTCTCTAAATTTAGACCTATTTTAGAAAAATGCTATGAGCAGGGAAAACTAACTTCAGAAAGTCATCACCGATTTGACGTACATTGGTATCCTGCGATTTCAAGAATATGTTTTGGTCCTCCCATTGCTAATGTCGAAAAATTAATCAAACTGATATCGAAAGGGAAATTAAAATTTGAATTTACGGAATGTCCTGAGGTGAATCTCAGCAATAAAACTGTGGTGCTGAAAGTGAATGGAAAACGCATAACCTGCGATGCCCTAATCTATGCCCGAATTCCACGAGCAGCTATCTCTAAGAACAACCATCCACTTTTCACCAATTTAATCCGCCAAGGTCTCGCCATTCCCTTTAAAAACGAAACCTATGCGACCGGTGGAATCGCCATAAACAAGGAAGGGCTTCTATTAAATAAATTAAAAAAATCGATAGCATTGTATGCCTATGGAACTCCAACAGAGGGGTGCGTACTTGACAATGACACCTTATCTAGAGAAGCTCATGATTTCTCCTTAAATTGGGTATCCCATAACATAACCTTACTAAAATCTACAATTCCTAATTCACGTCATTATGTTCAGCGCTAA
- the sbnA gene encoding 2,3-diaminopropionate biosynthesis protein SbnA → MIEKKRIDGVLDSIGKTPIIYLKNLSEELSIRLYAKMESQNPGKSLKDRSSKNIILKAIDEGEIDKDTTIIESSSGNMAIGLSRICKLLGLKLIMVVDPNINHHTLNLIRVYGAKVEIVDKKDHSGSYLKARLETVKMLLKSIPNSYTSNQYSNPNNPEAQKEIFSEIVTSLGTYPDYLFVSVSTCGTLKGILDEVNHTNAHTKVIAVDAVGSIIFGGNASTRYLPGMGASKHTEFDIYNNLHAHILIPELDSVAGCKLLLEKECILAGGSTGAQVSALYNLIEKIESNASVCIIVADDGERYLDTIYNEDWVQQKLGLENDMDDLSLVG, encoded by the coding sequence ATGATCGAAAAAAAAAGAATTGATGGTGTGCTAGATTCGATAGGTAAGACTCCGATTATATATCTCAAAAATCTATCTGAAGAACTGTCAATCAGGCTATATGCAAAAATGGAATCCCAAAACCCTGGTAAAAGTCTAAAAGACAGAAGCTCAAAGAATATAATTCTTAAAGCAATTGATGAAGGAGAGATCGATAAAGACACCACTATTATTGAATCTTCTTCTGGAAACATGGCAATCGGATTATCTAGAATATGTAAACTGTTGGGGTTAAAGCTAATTATGGTCGTTGACCCCAATATCAACCATCATACCCTTAATTTGATTAGAGTATATGGTGCAAAAGTCGAAATAGTTGATAAAAAAGATCATTCAGGAAGTTATCTGAAAGCCAGACTTGAAACTGTGAAAATGCTATTAAAAAGTATACCCAATAGCTATACTTCCAATCAATATAGTAATCCTAATAATCCGGAAGCGCAAAAAGAGATTTTCAGTGAAATTGTGACCAGTCTTGGAACCTATCCTGACTACTTATTTGTATCTGTCAGTACCTGCGGAACGTTGAAAGGGATACTGGATGAAGTAAACCACACCAATGCTCATACGAAAGTCATAGCTGTCGATGCTGTTGGAAGTATTATATTTGGAGGTAATGCTTCAACGAGATATCTCCCAGGCATGGGAGCAAGTAAACACACTGAATTTGATATCTATAACAATTTACACGCACATATCTTAATTCCAGAATTAGACTCTGTCGCTGGTTGTAAACTGCTATTGGAAAAAGAATGCATATTAGCTGGTGGGTCAACTGGAGCACAGGTATCGGCTTTATACAATCTAATCGAAAAAATAGAAAGCAACGCATCGGTCTGTATTATTGTTGCAGATGATGGGGAAAGATATCTTGACACAATTTATAATGAAGATTGGGTACAACAAAAATTAGGACTTGAAAATGATATGGACGACCTCTCACTTGTTGGATGA